One Etheostoma cragini isolate CJK2018 chromosome 19, CSU_Ecrag_1.0, whole genome shotgun sequence DNA segment encodes these proteins:
- the snapc2 gene encoding snRNA-activating protein complex subunit 2, which yields MKPPPRKRTKVNLNVYTEPTGKRVSNQWKQAEQRNLLTALKTLSGKTQGREDIDYDFLRNHVKTRSISELQSVVEYLKNKVISSASQTLKEKRLEEKVRKPIEVWTHLASTMAGSLEEPITTAFSQMLIVSSTEPCTLRNCDPPQVYRPPTNKDGPVGRTITPRPVTRLPVKAERPNINTARRLMVIKTPAPTMGPAKRLPAPFQVVKAPNSNIPPPKQRLPATAGSSPAAETSSTSQSAASACQPGAAQTLAAPSTSPQPPSRTVTSLTVTGQVPASSGSAAVLTTQSVGSSQIQTTQQPAEQHPTPTPTPISTASTSNSSSSTNGTSKTPVPSPAASSTPPLSTTASALNGPASKYHTTRVSGVMGVVDFERIYCFLSQIHQPNDECHLTPMESAIMLDLLMSLPEELRLLNCTKLHTHLSQVYQFLSSPADSKMMQEMFKERKDGPCAQTGPPSRRNSRQSTAGAGDSNDVTDSGGKKQQPEESESQSLGSNDPSGHSGNAEKMGLCPPLNPFMVPLKLLRRE from the exons ATGAAGCCGCCTCCTCGGAAACGAACTAAAGTAAATCTTAACGTGTATACTGAACCGACAGGCAAGCGGGTCAGCAACCAGTGGAAGCAAGCAGAACAGAGGAATCTCCTTACAGCACTGAAAACGCTCAGCGGGAAAACCCAGGGCCGCGAGGACATCGACTATGATTTCCTGAGAAACCACGTTAAAACTCGCTCTATTTCGGAG CTGCAATCTGTGGTGGAATATCTGAAGAACAAAGTCATCTCATCGGCGAGCCAAACGCTCAAGGAGAAGAGATTGGAGGAGAAGGTCAGAAAGCCCATCGAGGTGTGGACCCACCTGGCTTCTACTATGGCTGGAAGCCTCGAAGAACCCATTACCACGGCATTCTCTCAG aTGCTGATCGTGTCGTCCACAGAGCCTTGCACCCTGAGGAACTGTGACCCTCCTCAAGTCTACAGACCACCCACAAACAAAGACGGGCCCGTTGGTCGCACCATCACTCCCAGACCAGTGACTAGGTTGCCAGTCAAAG CTGAACGTCCTAACATCAATACAGCCCGTCGTCTCATGGTTATCAAGACCCCAGCACCAACCATGGGCCCAGCCAAGAGACTCCCAGCACCCTTCCAAGTGGTGAAAGCGCCAAACAGCAACATCCCTCCGCCGAAGCAACGGCTTCCTGCCACAGCTGGAAGCTCACCTGCAGCTGAGACCTCCTCCACCTCACAGTCTGCAGCGTCCGCCTGCCAGCCAGGGGCGGCACAAACACTCGCCGCGCCTTCCACATCTCCACAACCGCCCTCACGGACTGTGACTTCACTTACAG TTACAGGACAAGTCCCGGCTAGTTCTGGCTCTGCAGCAGTGTTAACGACTCAGAGTGTTGGCAGCTCTCAAATCCAGACTACCCAGCAGCCCGCGGAGCaacaccccacccccacccccacccccatctcCACCGCCTCCACGtcaaactcctcctcctccaccaacGGCACTAGCAAAACTCCAGTCCCCAGTCCAGCAGCCTCCTCCACGCCCCCACTCTCCACCACCGCCTCGGCCCTTAACGGTCCCGCCAGCAAGTATCACACGACGAGGGTGTCAGGCGTCATGGGCGTAGTGGACTTTGAGAGGATCTATTGCTTCCTGAGTCAAATCCATCAGCCGAACGACGAGTGTCATCTCACCCCCATGG AGAGCGCTATAATGCTGGACCTGTTGATGTCTCTACCAGAGGAGCTTCGCCTGCTGAACTGCACCAAGCTGCACACACATCTGAGCCAG GTGTACCAATTCCTCTCATCCCCTGCCGACTCCAAGATGATGCAAGAAATGTTTAAAGAGCGGAAGGATGGACCCTGTGCTCAGACAGGGCCACCGAGCCGTCGAAACAGCCGACAGAGTACAGCTGGGGCTGGTGACAGCAATGATGTCACAGACAGTGGAGGGAAGAAACAGCAGCCAGAGGAATCTGAGAGCCAATCATTAGGAAGCAATGACCCATCAGGACATTCAGGGAATGCAGAAAAGATGGGACTCTGCCCCCCCCTCAACCCGTTTATGGTGCCACTAAAACTGTTGAGGCGCGAATAG
- the LOC117935224 gene encoding uncharacterized protein PB18E9.04c-like — translation MSFESTGSPDSETSQTAETILPTETTGSPETVTSEPAGSTSVSEATGPTDSGTSQTAETPLPTEPTGSTDTATSEPAGSTSVSESTGPSESVTSQTAESTVPTEPTGSTETATSEPVGTTSISESTSSTDSVTSQPAETILPTETTGSPETVTSEPAGSTQVSEATGPTDSGTSQTAETTSPTEPTSSTDTATSEPAGSTSVSESTGPSESVTSQTAESTMPTEPTGSSETPTSEPVGTTSISESTSSTDSVTSEPAGSTPVSEATGPTDSGTSQTAETTSPTEPTGSTDTATSESAGSTSVSESTGPSESVTSQTAESTMPTEPTGSTETATSEPVGTTSISESTSSTDSVTSQTAENTLP, via the exons ATGTCATTTGAATCTACAGGTTCACCTGATTCAGAAACATCACAGACTGCAGAGACCATTTTGCCAACTGAAACAACAGGTTCTCCGGAAACAGTAACATCTGAGCCTGCTGGTTCCACCTCAGTATCGGAAGCAACAGGTCCAACTGATTCAGGAACATCACAGACTGCAGAGACCCCATTGCCAACTGAACCTACAGGTTCTACTGATACAGCAACATCTGAGCCAGCTGGTTCCACCTCAGTATCTGAATCAACCGGTCCAAGTGAGTCAGTAACATCACAGACTGCAGAGAGCACTGTGCCAACTGAACCTACAGGTTCTACTGAAACAGCCACATCTGAGCCTGTCGGTACTACGTCAATATCTGAGTCAACTAGTTCAACTGATTCAGTAACATCACAGCCTGCAGAGACCATTTTGCCAACTGAAACAACAGGTTCTCCGGAAACAGTAACATCTGAGCCTGCTGGTTCCACCCAAGTATCTGAAGCAACAGGTCCAACTGATTCAGGAACATCACAGACTGCAGAGACCACATCGCCAACTGAACCTACAAGTTCTACTGATACAGCAACATCTGAGCCAGCTGGTTCCACCTCAGTATCTGAATCAACCGGTCCTAGTGAGTCAGTAACATCACAGACTGCAGAGAGCACTATGCCAACTGAACCTACAGGTTCTTCTGAAACACCCACATCTGAGCCTGTCGGTACCACGTCAATATCTGAGTCAACTAGTTCAACTGATTCAGTAAC ATCTGAGCCTGCTGGTTCCACCCCAGTATCTGAAGCAACAGGTCCAACTGATTCAGGAACATCACAGACTGCAGAGACCACATCGCCAACTGAACCTACAGGTTCTACTGATACAGCAACATCTGAGTCTGCTGGTTCCACCTCAGTATCTGAATCAACCGGTCCAAGTGAGTCAGTAACATCACAGACTGCAGAGAGCACTATGCCAACTGAACCTACAGGTTCTACTGAAACAGCCACATCTGAGCCTGTCGGTACCACGTCAATATCTGAGTCAACTAGCTCAACTGATTCAGTAACATCACAGACTGCAGAGAACACTTTGCCA
- the muc3a gene encoding mucin-3A → MGNLAAEYYEAVVVDGVIKCVTVCNSLHTSPKTCYNKGICKLFSGFGPLCQCQHVESTWYLGNDCGYPIVRTAFYVGLSVTLACLLVSVGALTAYLMITKQKQTLNKDIKNKQVNQWMAEDFEWSRANSATGTYNAGEFVNIRT, encoded by the exons ATGGGCAATTTAGCTGCTGAATACTACGAAGCTGTGGTCGTGGATGGAGTCATCAAGTGTGTGACTGTATGCAACAGTCTACATACAAGCCCTAAAACATGCTACAATAAGGGAATCTGCAAACTGTTCAGTGGCTTTGGACCTCTTTGCCA GTGCCAACATGTGGAGTCCACTTGGTACTTGGGCAATGACTGTGGCTACCCTATAGTGAGGACTGCCTTCTACGTAGGGTTGAGCGTGACCCTTGCTTGCCTTTTGGTGTCGGTGGGAGCCTTAACTGCATACCTGATGATCaccaaacaaaagcaaacact gaataaagacattaaaaacaaacaagtgaaTCAGTGGATGGCTGAAGACTTTGAGTGGTCCAGAGCCAACAGCGCCACTGGCACATACAATGCTGGTGAGTTTGTAAA CATTCGCACCTGA
- the vgf gene encoding neurosecretory protein VGF: MIGYHKASSALTLLVLLMGVSLLQLSTQNPINAPGDVNYPHRDTPPTKDPETGSMQKEEAEEEEELFKDVDPKTLAAVLLEALNHSWVGEKREGSERNDEMKDGEEMKAETEEATREKAYRGVRTMETEGTNRDRDGRQELELLMAAQGKEREREEEEEMKRAQEEEEKMTEKVTSHTTSQTVQVQRERQPASLDGRGENGQSAVAPNTPGQGSNEEEEQLSPEELMNLETMMKEFPRLNAATKRDGDSELNQRESRGYSNYNDVVPIGKGTDLAMTKKKLKWQEETQKGLNFPTFRGGNFMDDFDHNNNYAGDNAVQPQLPTEQEAMEDDEPAEEEEEVLSPEEEEARAKAEQEEMRRQAAEAQRAKMEEEKLADIASDMLLRYMVKQNNGNRKYSASLSNAAEDKRSDEEQEATEEDDIDPQTIDKLIEISNKLHLPADDVVDIISDVEKKKKKDVPPETASRWQRPPTPLSSPFLSTKGFSASQTPTSQNGFPVPKQPSPAVNLLKTWLQEKSQTKSQDLWNKPSKPLLASPNRWPKPQKPLSIKQDLWRKSPKPVWTGYPLYPYKYPSYYQRKLYPDYYPIYYPPPPRPKPRYYIPNNFLGNSVDDTYSLPPRRRYHSWVQPRLRHPPVGLQQRPYYASYRYQPLPIPKPRSSPPRMPVIPPQQKFYYSVPAAPAETRNEDYDSGGKQPDSSKHDDLEEYIQQILMKGQMLE, from the coding sequence ATGATTGGGTACCACAAGGCCTCAAGTGCCCTAACCCTCCTAGTCCTCCTGATGGGGGTGTCCCTCCTCCAGCTGTCCACCCAAAATCCCATCAATGCCCCTGGAGATGTCAATTacccacacagagacactccTCCTACAAAGGATCCAGAGACAGGATCAATGCAGAAAGAagaggcagaggaagaagaggagctCTTTAAGGATGTGGATCCCAAAACACTAGCGGCGGTTTTACTTGAGGCACTGAATCACTCGTGGGTAggggaaaagagggagggaagtGAGCGCAACGATGAGATGAAAGATGGAGAAGAAATGAAGGCTGAGACGGAGGAAGCTACAAGAGAAAAAGCTTACAGAGGAGTGAGAACGATGGAGACGGAAggaacaaacagagacagagatggccGACAGGAGCTGGAGCTGCTGATGGCTGCGCAGGGGAAGGAACGggaaagggaggaggaagaggagatgaagagagctcaggaggaagaggaaaagatgACAGAAAAGGTGACCAGTCATACAACAAGTCAGACAGTCCAGGTCCAAAGAGAGCGGCAACCCGCTAGTTTGGACGGAAGAGGGGAGAACGGGCAGAGTGCCGTCGCCCCAAACACACCAGGACAAGGTAGcaatgaagaggaggagcagctcAGCCCAGAGGAGCTGATGAACCTCGAGACCATGATGAAGGAGTTCCCTCGTTTAAACGCCGCTACTAAGAGGGACGGCGATTCGGAGCTTAACCAGAGAGAGAGCCGAGGCTACAGCAACTACAACGACGTCGTACCGATCGGCAAAGGCACTGACCTCGCCATGACTAAGAAGAAACTGAAATGGCAagaggagacacagaaaggCCTGAACTTCCCAACATTCAGGGGAGGCAACTTCATGGACGACTTTGATCATAACAACAATTACGCCGGCGATAACGCAGTGCAACCCCAGCTTCCGACAGAGCAGGAAGCGATGGAAGATGACGAACCCgcggaggaggaagaggaggtgttGAGTCCCGAGGAAGAAGAGGCTCGGGCTAAAGCGGAGcaggaggagatgaggaggCAGGCGGCCGAGGCACAGAGAGccaagatggaggaggagaagttGGCCGACATCGCCTCGGACATGCTGCTGCGCTACATGGTCAAACAGAACAACGGGAACAGGAAGTATAGCGCGTCTCTGTCCAACGCCGCCGAGGACAAGCGGTCCGACGAGGAACAGGAAGCGACGGAGGAGGATGACATAGACCCCCAGACCATCGACAAGCTGATTGAGATCTCCAACAAGCTCCACCTCCCCGCCGACGACGTGGTGGACATCATCAGTGAcgtggagaagaagaagaagaaagacgtGCCGCCTGAGACTGCGTCTCGTTGGCAACGGCCTCCAACGCCACTGTCGTCTCCTTTCTTGTCAACCAAAGGTTTTTCCGCGTCGCAGACGCCAACCAGTCAAAATGGCTTCCCCGTCCCTAAGCAACCCTCTCCAGCTGTCAATCTCCTCAAAACATGGTTGCAGGAGAAATCGCAAACCAAATCGCAGGATCTTTGGAACAAACCTTCAAAGCCTCTGTTAGCCAGTCCTAATCGTTGGCCCAAACCTCAGAAGCCTCTGTCAATCAAGCAGGACCTCTGGCGCAAATCCCCCAAGCCTGTTTGGACTGGATACCCTTTGTACCCCTACAAATACCCATCCTACTACCAGAGGAAGCTGTACCCAGACTACTACCCCATCTATTATCCTCCTCCACCCAGACCCAAACCCCGTTACTACATCCCCAACAACTTCCTGGGAAATTCCGTGGATGACACCTACTCCTTGCCTCCCAGGCGCCGTTACCACAGCTGGGTCCAACCTCGGCTGAGACACCCCCCCGTCGGCCTCCAGCAGAGGCCGTACTACGCCAGCTACCGCTATCAGCCGCTACCCATCCCCAAACCTCGTTCTTCTCCTCCTCGAATGCCTGTGATCCCTCCACAACAGAAGTTCTATTACTCAGTCCCGGCAGCACCCGCCGAGACCAGAAATGAAGATTATGACTCTGGTGGAAAGCAGCCAGACAGCAGCAAGCATGACGACCTGGAGGAATACATTCAGCAGATACTCATGAAGGGACAAATGTTGGAATGA